ATTAGAGATGCAAtagtgaaaaagagaaatacaattcCTAGCCttataaattttaattcagtATTGTTTGCTAAAATTAGATGTTAGAGGCTACTAAAACGAAAATAACTTTTCAAAGTTCATTAGTTGAAAATTTAActatgtaaatttatataaatgtaaatataagattcaaattttaaaatatgctttattcatgtatttggagctatttcatctggttttataataatttttaaaataagaactaaTTTGAGCAGAACACAGTAAGAAAGTAGTAGAGCCAGAAATACCAGTCACAAAAGCAAATAAAGTTAACATGTCTGTAACATTTATGAATGATCTCATTATTAATCTTACTTGATACTAATGACCAGCCTCATAggtaagcattttaaaaactctcattCTACTTAAAAAGGCAATTGAGACTGGAAATAGGTGATAAATAGTTATTCAGGGAGGATGTGATACTGTAATAAAACTTGCTACCACTGGGTGGCAGTGTTGATTTCTGGGAAATCAGAGAAAAATGTTGGTTTATGTTCAAAAAGGTTCAGTTCATTTGAATAATAATTCAAATGTAAAAGTCTATgtttagtaaaataataataaaaaatcaaatttgttaAATCCAACTCATTATTTGTATAATCAATCTATAACCTCTTTATAGCAGTTTGGTTAGTGGGAAAGAAGGaaatgtagtatttttaaaagttcagtaaATAAGCATAAGTAGACGAATAGTACATAAGAAAATTTGTAACATATCTCAATTCTTTTGCCGTTTTAAGACAACATGTATAAACCTTTTGATAACAAAAAATTCTCTTTTAAtagtttttactttctttatatcAGGTACATATTTTAGTAATCTTTTTAAGAATTGTTCTCCAGTgagtcattttactttatttatctCTGTTTCTCAGAGGACTTCTATGTATTTGTTTCACACTGAACTCTCAAGTATTTATTGCATTATCAATACATTTTAGCAATCTATTGACCCCAGAACGTGAAACTTCAATAAAGAGTATATAAAAGATACTGCCAATCTCATGACACTAGCaatatgatatttatttttaattacatatgaAAGATAAATCATTAATCATTTTCTTAAAACTAATACAATATTAGAATCTAGTGTTTAAGCAAATTATTTAAGTTTAGTATTAAAACTTCGAGGTAGAGGGGGGatacttttattctttctttccctagttgtttttttattttgctttgttttgcccAACTCCTTACCCTAGTTTCTTTAGTTTTTGCTACCGTATATGAAAAAGATTGACAAAGTATATTAgattggtcttgctgtgttaGAATTTCTGAACTGCCTTTTCAGTACAGTTTGCCCTGGACATACATAACCTAACAGCAGATGTACCACGATCTCTAGAATCATGCTTGTTTGCCTCCCAGCTCATCTACATTGAGAACCAGATGATAGCCAGTCTACTTATGCCCCtgagcttctgttttctcattaaaaaaaaagacactattgCATCAAATTTTTTTGGGGTCAAATCAGTGAGAACATTTATATGAAGATAGCTGACAGTAAATAAgcactttaaaaatcaattaatttgaAGAATATTACTGTTTCATAAATATGACAGTGGAGGGATATGGTAGAAAGGAAACTGTTGAGAACAGAAAGGACAAGGGAAATTATAGCAGCTACTTTTGTGGATGGACTGTACCTATTACCATATTTAACAATTACATGTGGCCTAGTACCATAGTTTATTAtattatggattttttaaaaaatagatagatgTTGAATTATTGatattctccctctctctctctaggaTACTTACAGAGAGCTACAATGGAAAAGTCCTGGATGCTGTGGAACTTTGTTGAAAGATGGCTAATAGCCTTGGCTTCATGGTCTTGGGCTCTCTGCCGTATTTCTCTTTTACCTTTAATAGTGACTTTTCATCTGTATGGAggcattattttacttttgttaatATTCATATCAATAGCAGGTATTCTGTATAAATTCCAGGATGTATTGCTTTATTTTCCAGAACAGCCATCCTCTTCACGTCTTTATGTTCCCATGCCCACTGGCATTCcacatgaaaacattttcatcagaACCAAAGATGGAATACGTCTGAATCTTATTTTGATACGATACACTGGAGACAATTCACCCTATTCCCcaactataatttattttcatggcaATGCAGGCAACATAGGTCACAGGTTGCCAAATGCATTACTTATGTTGGTTAACCTCAAAGTTAACCTTTTGCTGGTTGATTATCGAGGATATGGaaaaagtgaaggagaagcaagtgaAGAAGGACTCTACTTAGATTCTGAAGCTGTGTTAGACTACGTGATGACTAGACCTGACcttgataaaacaaaaatttttctttttggccGTTCCTTGGGTGGAGCAGTGGCTATTCATTTGGCTTCTGAAAATTCACATAGGATTTCAGCCATTATGGTGGAGAACACATTTTTAAGCATACCACATATGGCCAgcactttattttcattctttccgATGCGTTACCTTCCTTTATGgtgctacaaaaataaatttttgtcctACAGAAAAATCTCTCAGTGCAGAATGCCTTCTCTTTTCATCTCTGGACTCTCAGATCAATTAATTCCACCAGTAATGATGAAACAACTTTATGAACTCTCCCCATCTCGGACTAAGAGATTAGCCATTTTTCCAGATGGGACTCACAATGACACATGGCAGTGCCAAGGCTATTTCACTGCACTTGAACAGTTCATCAAAGAAGTCGTAAAGAGCCATTCTCCTGAAGAAATGGCAAAAACTTCATCTAATGTAACAATTATATAATGTTTCCCTTTTTGATTATTgcattgtattttaatttgtgCAGAATGATAAAGAATGTTCCTTTTAGAAGTATTTTCTGTCTGTACCTGTCTGAAGAGTGACATTAAACTTTGAAAGGACTTCACTGCTCCTTTATGATATTCCAAATAGTTTTTTACATTGGAAAAACTATAATTCTTGGGATTCTTTCATACATTTTCATCAAAACTTTCAGTGTGATTATGTATTCATATCTTTAGTTTAATATGTCAGTATAATAGATATTGTTCAAAAGTTTCTTGTTGCTAAAGTGGTGTAATCTGTTACACAGATGAATAGCTAGATGTGGAAAGAGATGTAAACAAGAAACCTTTGGGTATTATTTCTTAAGTAAATATTGGGACAATCATGGTAAGCAAACTTAGTTCTGTAACTGCATTTTTCACcttaaaagttaaatgaaatgcATGATGGTATTTTATTCCTTGAATTATGCAATGCAACATTTTACATGTAAATAGCACTGGTCATATACTGATGTATATGGTTATCTGGgttatatctatttttatgtaaactctattttgtttttggCAAGAAGTGAAATTGAGACTTATGTGCAGGTTGCCATTGAATTTTGCTCTGGTGAATGCTGAGATCCAGCTTTTTCTTACAAATAAATGGGACCCTGTTTTCCAATATAAATGTACCGTGTTTTTGTTAGGTACAGTCTGGATCATGGCATGTAGAAATAGAAATTTAGAATTTTACTGCAGCTTCGATGTGCATATTTGAACTTTTTAACATTTGTAACTTTGGTGGCAAAGAGAATTTTAGCTTCTATCGATTTTGTAAGTCTTCAGCTGAACCACTAATAGCAGTCATAGTGAAGATTAGCACTACTTAGAATTAAATTAGGAAGTCTTTTATCATTACAGGATTGTACATACTACTTTATAAAAATTCTCACATTTGATTTTAAATCCCAGTACCTAGTTATATCTAACTTATCAAAGGCAAGATATCATTTATTGGACttcttgaaaataaaagttacaaaatccaacaacaacaacaaaaaaccaatgtTCTTGGTTTTAATGTTCCAGTTGCTGTGAAATAGAACTCCTAcaatcaaaagacagttttaGGAAgtcttatttattgattttaaaagttttacatgTAGGAGTGTGGGAATGAAGGAATTCTGGAGCTTTTTGACACAAAACCTCTTACCACATTTAGCAATTAAATGGCTATAGGTGGGAAGTAGGATTTAGATGTatagaaaagtaagaaaatcTTACTTAGAAAAAAGCCCCTTGAAACTTGCAGGATTTACCTTAATAAAAATACACACTATGAGTCATAATTGTGCCAAGTTGTTTCATGCAGTCCTCAAAAATTAGATGTAATTGAGCTTTGTGTAATATTATGTCAGCTTTAacatataatattttgaatattttagctATATTTAGTGGCTTTCTGCAAGCAACTAGAACAGAGAAATAATGGGTCAATAATCTTGACCTCAATTTAAAACTTTCAGTGGAGATAGGGCTAGAAATACTTTTGCCAAATAGCATTCTTATTCACTTTATGCCAgtatctagaaaaaataaattatagcaaGTATGATTTCTAAGAATaatgtttttctataaattactGATTGTAAAAagtcttgctttttaaaacaagttGGTAATGCATATCATGGAAGGCATATTTTGTATGTATAAATTCACCACAATTAAAGACTATTCTTGTCAGTCCTTGCTATGTAGAATGACTATTctaaatattaatgtattaaaaagaaaatacaacaaaatgtatATTTAGACACGAGCTTACATGGCATACCTTATATTTGTATCATTCTTTAAAGTTTACAAAAAAACACCTTATGTTTTTATGTAATCAGTCATTACACTATGGAGAAATTTATCAGCTTTAGTTCTAAATATGCTGATGAAGTATAAAAGCTATTTCTTCATCAGTATTTTGCTTTtatgctgctttttctttttgatactcCAGGTTTATaaactatctttttaaattttaagctaGGACTTCAAAAATTGTAGAGAACTTGTTTTCCGTCCCCTTCTTTCATTCTCTTAGGGTTAAGGAGCCTTTCTTTCTGCAGCTAAGGGCACAGGCTGTGCCTAGGGCTATACCACCACTAGCATCTGTATTTGAGACTGTTTCCTTAGATGGGTAAGAGGTGGAGAACAAACTTAGTGTCAGGGGTCCATGAAGACCATGGcatcatttttgaaaatatttctagttTTGTAGCCAAAGCAATTGGTTTTAGTAAAATGAGACTTCTACAGGAGTCACTCCTTCACTGTGGACCCATTGCTTAGTGGGAATGGAAGTATATGTATCTATCTTGTGTATTAACTTCTGACTTATTTATACAAGAGCAGCTATAGGAGTTTACAAAAGAACTTTAAGTTATTAAGTTACTATAAATTTGGCGATCCTAGAGTGATCTTAAATATGGCAAGATACAGctcatttagaataaaatctcacatccattattttaaaaggaatgatTGGGGGGAAAaactggtgaaaaagaaatataaaaaggacCCTAAAAAGAACTCTgcaaaataagagaagaaataatttgtGACAGGTAATATAATACCATTAGGATagaaacaagaagaaaggaaagtgtgacacagtttttaaatttagatatagaaaataatgaattaatgaGATTGGTGAAAGGAAATCGTGCAAAACATTTGAATGCAAAGCATTTCTAACAAAAAGTGACTGGAGCACTTGCCATTGCAACTACCCTGTTTTTGCAGTTATGTTTTTGACTGTTAAAAtggatattttcataaaaatggtGTTCTGAATTTTGCTACAGGGCTGCTTAAATTTATGATTACCTGTAGACACTTGATAATTACATAGATTACAGCTTTGGTAATATGTCACTGGAGTAATTACACTGTAATACCTGTTGAGAATTCATACCATCTGATGCTTATATATTAATTTCTTATGTTTGTAAGATTTGGCTTTGTGGGAATAGGTGTGGGGAAATTAAAGGGTGAAGGccatgtttcattttttataaattacctttcAAGCTCAGATAGCTTAAGAGCAGTTTATATTAAGGAGACCCTTTTCTCCTTGAGGATAGGGATAGGTAAGGTAAACTTGTAAAAAGAATGTCACAAGTCACTTTTTAATTAAGTCATGATTGAGATACTGAAATCTTCCACTCATTCTTCTCTCCCATTTTTCTATTATGTTtgataattatatgtatttttaaaaactgtgagaGGAAAAATTAGTCATAAATAACCCTTTTGGATTATCCacttaaatttatgtattttcatattaCTCAGGTAAAGATGGAAATGACAGagcacagacatttattttttaaattgataggGTAGAAAATGAAATGTACTTCTGTTTATTCTtaatactatgtatatatatatatatacacacatcgtTTTAGCAAATTggaaataatatattcatttgtATGGCAAGATAAATGCAGTCATCTTAATACTAGTCTATACATTTTTGCCAAATGGCGCAAATATACCtccatttatattttgtatcttaaaatgtagtttaaaaatagGACTATGTATGAGACACTTTTTTACAAAAAGtgccatatatacatatgtaacaggtGAGTGTGTGTTTAACATAATTTATAATGATTTCCGTCAGTACAGCGTATATGGAAAATTCAAGTTGTTTTTAACATATTCAAGTATGTTCAGTATGAAATAAGTTAATCCCATTTCATAATGTAaatcatatttttgttatttgccatattttatttgAAGTGATAAAATTTTATAACTCCAATTTGAATGTCATAGTACATTGTGTGCTAACCATGGCAAGCAaacatttacatttgttttttacaataaatttcttttaaaatatactttctatttttctgtactGACATATGCAATAAATTGGTACATTAAAAATTTGATTAATGTCTTCAGATAGTTTGtattcagtctttttttaaaaattgttaatctAGAATTTTATGGTAGGACATTAAAGTTTCCTCAATGGTTATGTAAAATTCCTGAATTTGCACTGAAATTAATGAATTTATTCTAGTAATGGTGTGGATAAAAAATAGAAGTTAGATTTATATTTCCTTCCCCGGAGAGTATTATCCTCTTACATACATTTAATTTAGGCTAATATTAAAACTATACATAAACCATTGGTGAATAACTAATCCCTAATGCATTTCTTTAGTTAATTGAATCTaggaatgaatacattttaacttCATAATTATGTTGCCTTCAGATTtcataaaatgcttttttaaaaaaattctgctttttttcccctcttgtttgtattttagttAATGGTTTTTAATGATCAAAAAATGGCCTGATACTAACTCAGCCTTTAGGGGCCTGTACCTTGCTTTTCCTAACAAGAAATGTGCATGCTTGAGTATGTCAGAATGAGTTGGATAATAGGAAGTGTATGATGAATCTTAAATGGTCCCCTGAAAGGGAAGATGAAGAATTCACGTATTGAGGTCCATCTTTGTATGGGCAGATCTGGTGGGAGCTAGGGTCTCTCATGTACTACCCTGAAAGATCGCCAACTTGAATCCCAGGGTGAAGTCGTTTTTAGATTACTGTTTCTTACATTTGAAAGATAAGTTTTTTCACATTCCCATTTCACTCTCCAACTCTTTCATTACATTCTGTTACATACTAAAAAGCATGAACAATTAGATCTGGCTAGAGACTATAACTCCTATCTTACTAAGGGGAGAGGAAGGTAAAGAAATTTTTTGAGTATCTTCAAATATAAGGCCCAGGTGTTGAATGTGTTAATGTCATTGAATCTTCACAACAAATCTTAGAGTGATTTGTAGTCCCATTTTGTAAGAAATAGGCTCGGAGTGGTTCAGTAACATGCTCAAGGTTACCTAGAGTGAACCAAGATGTCAATCCAGGTCTCTAATTCTAAATCGAGGACAGCTATTCATTTGCCAATTTACCCAAACAATTTGAAAATTTTGTTCATGTTGGAATAGATTAGAAATGTTGAAATGGGTTACAAGTTGATCAGTTATTCAGGAATCCGAAAGAATTGGCTGTGAACTGAAATAAGTATTATACAGTAAAGTACATGTTTTCAAAGTCATTAAATGCGTGTTTCTGTAGGAAAGTCTAGATGTTAGTCTCATAAGAGTTACCCTCTCAAAAAACCTTGGAGTCAtctttttattcctgatattttGAAACACATCTTGCTGTTTTTCCAATAAGATTTATTTTCCCAACATTTCCACTACTACCATACTAGTCCCTGACATTATTTCATAGTAGTCAACATTTTTATTGGGTGATTTTTGTGTTCAAAGTATTGTTCTGACTCCTTTATGTCGTTTATTCTTAATAACTGAATATGAACTGGACCATTGCCCCATTCTTTCTAGCTTACCAGAAAAACTCCTTATCATTCCTTATCCAGTGGTTTTCAGTGGCTGCATTTCTCAGTAGATCAAagtcagggtctcattctataGGGTCCTTTACAAACTAAACCTTGTAAAAGGtatctgttctttctctttcttgaatcAAACTTACTCCTCTTCtgtgcatttatttatatctgGTGCTTTAACCTCTAGATCCAgtgcctccctcccacctctctaGGCCCCTGAGTCCCTGACCAAATTTATGGTAGCTCTACCaatagctttttttgttttctttttctgaacacCCATTGCACTCAAAGCATTTTGTATTTTGATACTTGATTATATtcaattcatttctttataataTATTGTCTTTTGATCTGACAGGAATGTCATGTGATTCCTGTCTTACATGGCACGTGGCACAGTGCTGAGCGTGTTGTAGTACTAAATACATTTTCTGTATAGAATGTGCACACTGAGTATAAAGTTTGTCCAAACCTCCCTCTTTAAGAAGAAAAGCACGAAGGCCATTACTTTAATACtttacatttcttaaaagtttaGACCTAAAATAGCAACAAACCTGGAAGTTACACACACCCCAAAGCAATAATTAAAGTGGAAACATTGGAAGTTACCCGTGTAATTACATCAGTCTGCAGAAAATAATGGGGGCAATAGTTGTGCAGGTTGTATGTTCCTTGAGGGCTCCTTCTTAAGCAGAGCAGAAGAGCCTGGTAACAGTAAGCTCAGGGAGGAGAGGAGCAAAGAGTACAGATGGTGGATGTGAAACAGAGATCAGTGGAGATCAACAAGTGTGGCAGTATCAAGTAGATCTGGTGTTGGATGAGACAGGAAGAACCAGAAAGTCAGGTGGGCACTTTAGTGGAAGGGCAAAGAAGCCCTTGTCATGGGACATCCAGTTGGGGAGATAGTGACTACTGtcccagtttttatttctttctgtcctttttttttttttttttgagagggagtctcactctgtggcccaggctggagtgcagtggcgggatctccactcactgcaagctccgccttccgggttcacgccattctgcctcagccttcccagtagctgggacaggctaattttttgtatttttagtagagacgcggtttcaccatgttagccaggatggctcgatctcctgacctcgtgatcgcccgtctcggcctctcaaagtgctaggattacaggcatgagccaccacgcccggcctcttttaaCCCTGTACCCATGGTTCCTTTGTTAAAAATTATCATCACcattactttttaaacaaatgacaCAGACACTTGAATTAATGTGACACTGGCATTTTTCTTAGCCTTTTGTTCCAGAGCATATTTCTTGAGGTATAAGTGAGTTCCAGGCTCCTCTATGCAAAGAGCATGCATGTCTCAAAACAGGACAGACTGCATTAGGGAGGGTGTGGGAAGGGCAAAATCTCTGGAGACAGTAAATGTTATGGACTATTTGTgctctcccaaaattcatgtgtgaGAACCTAATCCCCAAAGCAATGGTTATTAGGAGGTGGGGATTTGTGGGGCAGTGACCTTATGAGTGTGGAGGGATGAGGGCCCTCATGAAAGGAAGAGAGCTACTCCTacctctctctgccatg
Above is a window of Pongo pygmaeus isolate AG05252 chromosome 14, NHGRI_mPonPyg2-v2.0_pri, whole genome shotgun sequence DNA encoding:
- the ABHD13 gene encoding protein ABHD13, producing the protein MEKSWMLWNFVERWLIALASWSWALCRISLLPLIVTFHLYGGIILLLLIFISIAGILYKFQDVLLYFPEQPSSSRLYVPMPTGIPHENIFIRTKDGIRLNLILIRYTGDNSPYSPTIIYFHGNAGNIGHRLPNALLMLVNLKVNLLLVDYRGYGKSEGEASEEGLYLDSEAVLDYVMTRPDLDKTKIFLFGRSLGGAVAIHLASENSHRISAIMVENTFLSIPHMASTLFSFFPMRYLPLWCYKNKFLSYRKISQCRMPSLFISGLSDQLIPPVMMKQLYELSPSRTKRLAIFPDGTHNDTWQCQGYFTALEQFIKEVVKSHSPEEMAKTSSNVTII